One genomic segment of Drosophila melanogaster chromosome 3R includes these proteins:
- the CG3631 gene encoding uncharacterized protein, isoform E, with the protein MNKRSVIIAGIVASLLGLALGANFYFMYYLSAEEGHLASVRALENMIRHKMRHLKPNYLNRNPRFFMFRNKLLKNYKAAPYENASVLWDIANWWPHENEVYPLYDSSMGQLLETLRREPITRVSNLGRGTQLKLLVRLSHQQKVIFKPQWYPREEVIDGMIYSGKDRHTAEVYAFYLGAVLDFRWTPIVVGRVVNLKKEIYAKGDPELQQTINIETDEDGREKYCLFGKCHYCNEEETVCGDERHNIEGVLIYIVPGTLAKRRSPWQRTYKDDKRAPWEDDMTYCKSLKNKMETIRLLDLIDASIFDYLIQNGDRHHYETREERVVLIDNGKAFGNPNKDHLDILAPLYQCCLLRKSTWDRLQVFSGGVLTEIIDRLSKQDALYPLITDKHKKGVERRLLVVYAVVEHCMDIEGDKMFKTL; encoded by the exons ATGAACAAGCGCAGCGTCATCATCGCGGGAATCGTGGCCAGCCTGTTGGGCTTGGCGCTCGGTGCCAACTTCTACTTTATGTACTACCTCAGCGCCGAGGAGGGTCATCTGGCCAGCGTCCGGGCGCTGGAGAACATGATACGGCACAAGATGCGCCACCTAAAACCCAACTACCTCAATCGCAATCCCCGCTTCTTCATGTTCCGCAACAAGCTGCTTAAGAACTACAAGGCGGCGCCGTACGAGAACGCCAGTGTCCTCTGGGACATTGCGAACTGG TGGCCGCACGAAAACGAGGTCTATCCCTTATACGACTCATCGATGGGACAGCTTTTAGAAACACTGCGCCGCGAACCTATCACCCGGGTGAGCAACCTGGGTCGGGGCACGCAACTGAAGCTCCTCGTCCGCCTTTCCCACCAGCAGAAGGTGATCTTTAAGCCGCAATGGTATCCGCGGGAAGAGGTCATCGATGGCATGATATACAGTGGCAAGGATCGCCACACGGCGGAAGTATATGCCTTCTATCTGGGCGCCGTGCTCGACTTTCGATGGACGCCCATAGTGGTGGGTCGAGTGGTGAACCTGAAGAAGGAGATATATGCCAAAGGCGATCCGGAACTCCAGCAAACCATAAACATCGAAACGGACGAGGATGGCAGGGAGAAGTACTGCCTGTTCGGGAAGTGTCACTACTGCAACGAGGAGGAGACTGTTTGTGGCGATGAGCGGCACAACATTGAAGGTGTGCTCATATATATTGTTCCGGGTACGTTGGCTAAGCGGCGATCACCGTGGCAACGCACCTACAAGGATGACAAGCGGGCGCCCTGGGAGGACGATATGACCTATTGCAA atcgttgaaaaataaaatggagaCCATCCGCCTGCTGGACCTTATAGATGCGTCTATTTTCGACTACCTAATCCAAAATGGAGATCGGCATCACTACGAGACGCGGGAAGAGCGCGTGGTGCTTATAGACAATGGAAAAGCCTTCGGAAACCCGAACAAGGATCACTTGGACATATTGGCGCCACTCTACCAATGCTGCCT TCTGCGAAAGTCCACGTGGGATCGCCTGCAAGTCTTTTCCGGCGGCGTACTCACGGAAATCATCGATCGACTATCCAAGCAGGATGCTCTCTATCCCCTGATTACGGATAAGCATAAAAAAGGAGTGGAGCGACGACTTCTGGTGGTCTATGCTGTTGTGGAGCACTGCATGGACATCGAGGGCGACAAAATGTTCAAAACTCTGTAG
- the CG3610 gene encoding uncharacterized protein: MENLQPESDRVGHIVWDEPGASIFATASQEPVPNLLTEFKPMPKGEDDCVSDKDVCRILTQSSVAESSLFRMVKHQVDEVAAMLNSHLHPRQRKEQTDVDVTLGVARELARQQVEASRCLQLHRNVENLRDLEMEVARAHTALAVKNKITNNIKQTVEDKQRERAEALAEQRAVEKELKEEKQRRAQKAAVFRRDLMAQITEGRTKRIQDHRIAVAEGRQELKECKEIVEQGILKDAVTKAQQRKVLLESLDQSAAMLKQTREAYALAQKNKPERGLLDALGPVTAAYVSKARKRRLDEIEARDINAARLGFQLSQIKHDLESRDQVITSLLIREHKAKENAKALEQARTKMAKKQEIREQLLSQREEQKFFRDKGVQDALVMPKDPMCFGERQYRMQVAQRENTRRLDVQCYQDMAHMVVEAKNNRKAAAQEVVDIVQEVYNQQNRQDELVAIERMKLLSKQPPEVLSALKKSILTEEEIKSLNLKK; encoded by the coding sequence ATGGAAAATCTCCAACCGGAGTCGGATCGCGTTGGCCATATTGTCTGGGATGAACCGGGAGCCTCGATTTTTGCCACCGCCTCCCAGGAGCCCGTACCGAATCTTCTGACCGAGTTCAAACCAATGCCGAAGGGCGAGGACGACTGTGTTTCTGATAAGGATGTGTGCCGCATTCTTACACAGTCGTCTGTCGCGGAGAGCTCATTGTTCCGAATGGTCAAACACCAGGTGGACGAAGTGGCCGCCATGCTCAACAGTCACCTGCATCCGCGCCAACGGAAGGAGCAAACCGATGTGGATGTCACCCTCGGTGTAGCAAGGGAACTGGCTCGCCAGCAGGTGGAGGCCAGTAGATGCCTTCAACTTCATCGCAATGTGGAAAATTTGAGGGATCTCGAGATGGAAGTGGCCCGTGCCCACACAGCGTTGGCTGTCAAGAACAAGATCACCAACAATATCAAACAAACGGTGGAAGATAAGCAGCGGGAGCGGGCCGAAGCTTTGGCGGAACAGCGAGCCGTGGAAAAGGAGCTGAAGGAGGAGAAGCAAAGAAGGGCTCAGAAGGCAGCCGTGTTTCGTAGAGATCTAATGGCCCAGATTACCGAGGGGCGTACCAAGCGGATACAAGATCATCGAATAGCTGTGGCCGAGGGTCGTCAAGAGCTAAAGGAATGCAAGGAGATAGTGGAGCAGGGAATCCTAAAGGATGCAGTTACAAAGGCGCAGCAGCGCAAGGTGCTCCTCGAATCCCTAGACCAATCGGCAGCCATGTTGAAGCAAACCCGCGAGGCCTACGCTCTGGCCCAAAAGAATAAGCCCGAGAGAGGACTCCTTGATGCCCTGGGACCCGTTACGGCGGCCTATGTGTCAAAGGCACGGAAACGACGCCTTGATGAGATCGAGGCCAGGGACATTAATGCCGCTCGGCTGGGCTTCCAGCTCAGCCAGATCAAGCACGATCTGGAGTCCCGAGATCAAGTCATCACCAGTCTGCTAATCCGCGAGCACAAGGCCAAGGAGAACGCGAAGGCCTTGGAACAGGCTAGAACCAAAATGGCCAAGAAGCAGGAGATTCGCGAACAGCTCCTCAGCCAGCGGGAAGAGCAGAAGTTCTTCCGAGATAAGGGTGTGCAGGATGCCCTGGTCATGCCCAAGGATCCCATGTGCTTCGGCGAACGACAGTATCGAATGCAAGTGGCCCAGCGGGAGAACACCCGGCGCTTGGATGTCCAATGCTACCAGGACATGGCCCACATGGTCGTGGAGGCCAAGAATAACAGGAAAGCCGCTGCCCAGGAGGTGGTTGACATTGTACAGGAGGTCTACAACCAACAGAATCGCCAGGATGAGCTTGTGGCTATTGAGCGGATGAAGCTGCTCTCCAAGCAGCCACCTGAAGTTCTTTCAGCGCTCAAGAAATCCATTCTCACCGAAGAGGAGATCAAGTCTTTAAACCTTAAGAAGTAG